One segment of Clostridium botulinum DNA contains the following:
- the yedF gene encoding sulfurtransferase-like selenium metabolism protein YedF, whose amino-acid sequence MKEIDCRGLSFPKTIRMVKKYFNSIGEGEAIVIIEKQADNSNIANLAMNLGYHVDVEENDENIHIFIEKRGCLEAIDETVFSVLITSDKFGSGDSKLGKILLNDYLNALSDAIKLPKNIIFLNEGVKVFQDVSDNINWLENIKLLSQEGVSILVHDKSLEYYKLDISNNFSEVIDMSDLVDIINESNNLIKL is encoded by the coding sequence ATGAAAGAAATAGATTGTAGAGGTTTGTCTTTTCCTAAGACTATAAGAATGGTAAAAAAATATTTTAATTCTATAGGTGAAGGTGAAGCAATAGTTATTATAGAAAAACAGGCGGATAATTCTAATATCGCTAATCTTGCTATGAACTTAGGATACCATGTAGATGTAGAAGAAAATGATGAAAATATTCATATATTTATAGAAAAAAGAGGTTGCTTAGAGGCAATAGATGAAACTGTATTTTCAGTTTTAATAACATCTGATAAATTTGGATCAGGTGATTCTAAATTAGGAAAAATATTATTAAACGATTATTTAAATGCATTAAGTGATGCAATAAAGCTTCCTAAAAATATTATATTTTTAAATGAAGGCGTAAAAGTTTTTCAGGATGTATCAGACAATATTAATTGGTTAGAAAATATAAAATTATTATCTCAAGAAGGAGTAAGTATATTAGTACATGATAAATCTTTAGAATATTATAAATTAGATATTTCTAATAATTTTTCAGAGGTTATTGATATGAGTGACTTAGTAGATATAATAAATGAATCTAATAACTTAATAAAGTTATAA
- a CDS encoding NAD(P)/FAD-dependent oxidoreductase, with protein MLEYDLVVIGGGIAGMTAALGAAREGINNILIVEREHSLGGILNQCIHNDFGEKFVGEKVTGPEYIFFIEEKLKKLNIDIKLNTNVIDIIDDNKITYVNSIEGSKEINTKAIILATGSREVYTGSVMVPTHGLTGIFTLGSAHRLINLEGYLPGKKTVIIAKNKWGFLVARRILIEGGSVEAIIIEEEIKELIDEEIENLINGFSLDIIENSRVVEIYGDSRINKIKILNLKEDVISKIECDSLILSVGFRPENKLAQSLKLDINKNTFVPEINDFKTSKESVFACGNLIYGKLALIMEETDGLNCGIRAAEYIKNIN; from the coding sequence ATGTTAGAATATGATTTAGTTGTGATTGGTGGAGGAATAGCTGGAATGACGGCTGCTTTAGGTGCAGCAAGAGAAGGCATAAATAATATATTAATAGTTGAAAGAGAACATAGTTTAGGTGGAATACTAAATCAATGTATTCATAATGACTTTGGTGAAAAGTTCGTAGGAGAAAAAGTAACAGGACCTGAATATATTTTTTTTATTGAAGAAAAATTAAAAAAGTTGAATATAGATATTAAGCTTAATACTAATGTTATAGACATAATAGATGATAACAAAATAACTTATGTTAATTCAATAGAAGGAAGTAAAGAGATAAATACAAAGGCAATAATATTAGCAACTGGATCAAGAGAAGTTTATACAGGAAGTGTTATGGTTCCAACTCATGGGTTAACAGGTATATTTACATTAGGCTCTGCTCATAGATTGATTAATTTAGAAGGATATTTGCCAGGTAAAAAGACTGTAATAATTGCTAAAAATAAATGGGGATTTTTAGTGGCTAGACGTATTCTAATTGAGGGTGGAAGTGTAGAAGCTATAATAATTGAAGAGGAAATTAAAGAACTAATAGATGAGGAAATCGAAAATTTAATAAATGGATTTTCATTAGATATTATAGAAAATTCTAGAGTGGTAGAAATTTATGGTGATAGCAGAATAAATAAAATTAAAATATTAAATTTGAAGGAAGATGTAATTTCTAAAATAGAGTGTGATTCTTTAATTTTATCAGTTGGATTTAGACCTGAAAATAAACTTGCTCAAAGTTTAAAGTTAGATATTAATAAAAATACATTTGTTCCAGAAATAAATGACTTTAAGACTTCTAAAGAAAGTGTTTTTGCTTGTGGTAATTTAATTTATGGAAAGTTAGCTCTTATAATGGAAGAAACAGATGGGCTTAATTGTGGAATAAGAGCAGCTGAATATATTAAAAACATAAATTAA
- a CDS encoding GDSL-type esterase/lipase family protein, with translation MIKHVDIIFLGDSLTFGYGVPKKDSWVYKIQNNINVTSLNNGCNGDTSIGMLNRYYEDVIRYTPTKIFIMCGSNDLLLGRTVKSIIENIELMIKDSLEINSNVVIGIPPSIIGAMANKLFSSSPFYTYAEENLIKLREAIINLAVNYSLSYIDFYSITLNNSDIYLDGIHLNSLGNEIMYKNAVSYF, from the coding sequence TAGATATTATTTTCTTAGGTGATAGTTTAACTTTTGGATATGGTGTTCCTAAAAAAGATTCTTGGGTCTATAAAATTCAAAATAATATAAATGTAACATCATTAAACAATGGCTGTAATGGAGATACTAGTATTGGTATGCTTAATAGATATTATGAAGATGTAATAAGATATACTCCAACCAAAATATTTATTATGTGTGGTAGCAATGATTTACTCTTAGGAAGAACTGTAAAATCAATAATTGAGAATATAGAATTGATGATAAAAGATTCTTTAGAAATTAACTCTAATGTTGTTATAGGAATTCCACCTTCAATAATAGGAGCTATGGCAAATAAATTATTCTCATCCTCTCCATTTTATACATATGCAGAGGAAAATTTAATTAAATTAAGAGAGGCAATAATCAATCTAGCTGTTAATTATAGCCTCTCTTATATAGATTTTTATTCAATTACTTTAAATAATAGTGACATATATTTAGATGGAATACACCTTAATTCATTAGGTAATGAAATTATGTATAAAAATGCTGTATCTTATTTTTAA